The Streptomyces sp. B3I8 nucleotide sequence GCCACCCGCGAGTCGCCCTCCCTCGCCCTCGGCGTCTCCCCCCGCGGCGCCACCGCCCTGCTCTCCACCGCCCGCGCCTGGGCCTGGCTGACCGGTCGCGACTACGTCATCCCCGACGACGTCAAGGCACTGGCCCTGCCCACCCTGCGTCACCGCGTCCAGCTCCGCCCCGAGGCCGAGATGGAGGGCGTGACGACGGACGCGGTCATCACCGCCATCCTGGCCCACGTGCCCGTCCCCCGATGATGGCGCTCACCGGACGCGCCGCGCTGCTCGCGGCCCTCGGCACCCTCCCGGTCGGACTCTGGGAGCCCAACTGGACGGGCATCCTCGCCGTCGACGGCACCCTCGCTCTGGCCTGCGCCTGCGACTACGCCCTCGCGGCACCCGTCCGACGCCTGGTCCTGACCCGCTCCGGCGACACCTCCGTACGCCTCGGCGAGCCGGCCGACGTGGCCCTCACCGTCACCAACCCCACCGGCCGCCCCCTGCGCGCACGCCTTCGCGACGCCTGGCCGCCCAGCAGCTGGCAGCCGGGCACCGAGACCGACGCGTCCCGTCACCGCCTCACCGTCCCACCGGGCGAGCGCCGCAGGCTGACCACCCGGCTGCGCCCCACCCGCCGCGGCGACCGCCACGCGGACCGCGTCACCCTCCGCTCCTACGGCCCCCTCGGCCTGTTCGCCCGGCAGGGCACGCACAAGGTTCCGTGGACCGTCCGCGTGCTGCCTCCGTTCACCAGCCGCAAGCACCTGCCCTCGAAGCTGGCCCGCCTGCGCGAACTCGACGGCCGCACCAGCGTCCTCACCCGCGGCGAGGGCACCGAATTCGACAGCCTGCGCGACTACGTCCCCGGCGACGACACCCGCTCCATCGACTGGCGCGCCACCGCCCGCGGCACGACGGTCGCCGTACGTACCTGGCGCCCCGAACGCGACCGCCACATCCTCCTGGTCCTCGACACCGGCCGCACCTCGGCCGGCCGCGTCGGCGACATCCCGCGCCTGGACGCCTCCATGGACGCGGCACTCCTGCTCGCCGCCCTCGCCTCCCGCGCGGGCGACCGCGTCGACCTGCTCGCCTACGACCGGCGCATCCGCGCCCTGGTACAGGGACGTGCCGCCCGTGACGTCCTCCCGTCCTTGGTCGACGCGATGGCGACGCTGGAACCCGAACTCGTAGAACTGGACGCCCGGGGCCTGGCCGCCACGGCTCTGCGTACCGCGCCGCGCCGCTCCATGATCGTCCTTCTGACAAGCCTGGACGCCGCCCCCGTGGAAGAAGGCATCCTGCCTGTCCTGGCCCGCCTGACCCAACGCCACACCGTCCTGCTGGCCGCAGTCTCCGACCCCCACATCACGGCAATGGCGAAAGGCCGGGGCGGCGTCGACGCGGTGTACGAGGCAGCGGCGGCATCCAGAGCCCAGGCGGAACGCGAACGAACGGCGGAACAACTGCGCCGCCACGGTGTCACGGTCGTCGACACGACACCGGACGCCTTGGCACCGGCACTCGCGGACGCCTACCTGACCCTCAAAGCAGCCGGACGACTGTGAATTCCATAGACAGCCGGCCACCCCAGGAATCCATCCTGCCGTAAACACAAAAAAGCCCCCGTGCCGATCGGCACGGGGGCTTTCTTCACTATTTGTTCGGCGGTGTCCTACTCTCCCACAGGGTCCCCCCTGCAGTACCATCGGCGCTGTAAGGCTTAGCTTCCGGGTTCGGAATGTAACCGGGCGTTTCCCCTACGCTATGACCACCGAAACACTATGAAACACACAACCAGCAACCGGTGACCAAACACGGCCTGATCGTTCGTGGTTTCAGAACCAACACAGTGGACGCGAGCAACTGAGGACAAGCCCTCGGCCTATTAGTACCGGTCACCTCCACACCTCACGGTGCTTCCAGATCCGGCCTATCAACCCAGTCGTCTACTGGGAGCCTTACCCCATCAAGTGGGTGGGAGTCCTCATCTCGAAGCAGGCTTCCCGCTTAGATGCTTTCAGCGGTTATCCCTCCCGAACGTAGCCAACCAGCCATGCCCTTGGCAGAACAACTGGCACACCAGAGGTTCGTCCGTCCCGGTCCTCTCGTACTAGGGACAGCCCTTCTCAAGACTCCTACGCGCGCAGCGGATAGGGACCGAACTGTCTCACGACGTTCTAAACCCAGCTCGCGTACCGCTTTAATGGGCGAACAGCCCAACCCTTGGGACCGACTCCAGCCCCAGGATGCGACGAGCCGACATCGAGGTGCCAAACCATCCCGTCGATATGGACTCTTGGGGAAGATCAGCCTGTTATCCCCGGGGTACCTTTTATCCGTTGAGCGACGGCGCTTCCACAAGCCACCGCCGGATCACTAGTCCCGACTTTCGTCCCTGCTCGACCCGTCGGTCTCACAGTCAAGCTCCCTTGTGCACTTACACTCACCACCTGATTACCAACCAGGCTGAGGGAACCTTTGGGCGCCTCCGTTACCCTTTAGGAGGCAACCGCCCCAGTTAAACTACCCATCAGACACTGTCCCTGATCCGGATCACGGACCCAGGTTAGACATCCAGCACGACCAGACTGGTATTTCAACGACGACTCCACCCGAACTGGCGTCCGAGCTTCACAGTCTCCCAGCTATCCTACACAAGCCGAACCGAACACCAATATCAAACTGTAGTAAAGGTCCCGGGGTCTTTCCGTCCTGCTGCGCGAAACGAGCATCTTTACTCGTAGTGCAATTTCACCGGGCCTATGGTTGAGACAGTCGAGAAGTCGTTACGCCATTCGTGCAGGTCGGAACTTACCCGACAAGGAATTTCGCTACCTTAGGATGGTTATAGTTACCACCGCCGTTTACTGGCGCTTAAGTTCTCAGCTTCGCCACCCCGAAAGATGACTAACCGGTCCCCTTAACGTTCCAGCACCGGGCAGGCGTCAGTCCGTATACATCGCCTTACGGCTTCGCACGGACCTGTGTTTTTAGTAAACAGTCGCTTCTCGCTGGTCTCTGCGGCCACACCCAGCTCAAGGAGCAAGTCCCCTCACCAGACATGGCCCCCCTTCTCCCGAAGTTACGGGGGCATTTTGCCGAGTTCCTTAACCATAGTTCACCCGAACGCCTCGGTATTCTCTACCAGACCACCTGAGTCGGTTTAGGGTACGGGCCGCCATGAAACTCGCTAGAGGCTTTTCTCGACAGCATAGGATCATCCACTTCACCACAATCGGCTCGGCATCAGGTCTCAGCCTCCATGAACGGCGGATTTACCTACCGTCCGGCCTACACCCTTACCCCGGGACAACCACCGCCCGGGATGGACTACCTTCCTGCGTCACCCCATCACTCACCTACTAACCGCTTGGGCCGGCGGCTCCACCACTCCGAGATTGTCCGAAGACGCACCCGGCGGTTTCACGGCCTTAGCATCACGATGCTCGATGTTTGACGCTTCACAGCGGGTACCGGAATATCAACCGGTTATCCATCGACTACGCCTGTCGGCCTCGCCTTAGGTCCCGACTTACCCTGGGCAGATCAGCTTGACCCAGGAACCCTTAGTCAATCGGCGCACACGTTTCCCACGTGTGAATCGCTACTCATGCCTGCATTCTCACTCGTCAACCGTCCACAACTCGCTTCCACGGCTGCTTCACCCGGCAGACGACGCTCCCCTACCCATCACAGCCTCCGTTGGGAGTACATGCTGCAATGACACGACTTCGGCGGTACGCTTGAGCCCCGCTACATTGTCGGCGCGGAATCACTAGACCAGTGAGCTATTACGCACTCTTTCAAGGGTGGCTGCTTCTAAGCCAACCTCCTGGTTGTCTCTGCGACTCCACATCCTTTCCCACTTAGCGTACGCTTAGGGGCCTTAGTCGATGCTCTGGGCTGTTTCCCTCTCGACCATGGAGCTTATCCCCCACAGTCTCACTGCCGCGCTCTCACTTACCGGCATTCGGAGTTTGGCTAAGGTCAGTAACCCGGTAGGGCCCATCGCCTATCCAGTGCTCTACCTCCGGCAAGAAACACACGACGCTGCACCTAAATGCATTTCGGGGAGAACCAGCTATCACGGAGTTTGATTGGCCTTTCACCCCTAACCACAGGTCATCCCCCAGGTTTTCAACCCTGGTGGGTTCGGTCCTCCACGACCTCTTACAGCCGCTTCAACCTGCCCATGGCTAGATCACTCCGCTTCGGGTCTTGAGCGTGCTACTCAACCGCCCTGTTCGGACTCGCTTTCGCTACGGCTACCCCACAACGGGTTAACCTCGCAACACACCGCAAACTCGCAGGCTCATTCTTCAAAAGGCACGCAGTCACGACGTTGAGTGCAAGCACTCAACGCGACGCTCCCACGGCTTGTAGGCACACGGTTTCAGGTACTATTTCACTCCGCTCCCGCGGTACTTTTCACCATTCCCTCACGGTACTATCCGCTATCGGTCACCAGGGAATATTTAGGCTTAGCGGGTGGTCCCGCCAGATTCACACGGGATTTCTCGGGCCCCGTGCTACTTGGGTGTCTCTCAAACGAGCCGCTAATGTTTCGACTACGGGGGTCTTACCCTCTACGCCGGACCTTTCGCATGTCCTTCGCCTACATCAACGGTTTCTGACTCGTCCTGTCGCCGGCAGACGACAGAAGAGAGATCCCACAACCCCCACAACGCAACCCCTGCCGGGTCTCACACGCCATAGGTTTGGCCTCATCCGGTTTCGCTCGCCACTACTCCCGGAATCACGGTTGTTTTCTCTTCCTGCGGGTACTGAGATGTTTCACTTCCCCGCGTTCCCTCCACTTGCCCTATGTGTTCAGGCAAGGGTGACAGCCCATGACGACTGCCGGGTTTCCCCATTCGGACACCCCCGGATCAAAGCCTGGTTGACGACTCCCCGGGGCCTATCGTGGCCTCCCACGTCCTTCATCGGTTCCTGGTGCCAAGGCATCCACCGTGCGCCCTTAAAAACTTGGCCACAGATGCTCGCGTCCACTGTGCAGTTCTCAAACAACGACCAACCACCCATCACCCCGGGAACAACATCCCGAGTGCACTGGGGCCGGCAACCCGAAGACCCAGCCTCACGGCCGTGCCCTCAGACACCCAACAGCATGCCCGACCAGACCCCGCCCGGAGATCACGCGTTCCACACTCCGAAGAGCAGTACTAGCAGCCTCCGACCCGGAAACCCGGCCGAATAGTCAACGTTCCACCCATGAGCAACCAGCACCGGACGTACGCCGATGTACTGGCCTCTGGACTGCCGAAGCAGCCAAGAAGTGCTCCTTAGAAAGGAGGTGATCCAGCCGCACCTTCCGGTACGGCTACCTTGTTACGACTTCGTCCCAATCGCCAGTCCCACCTTCGACCGCTCCCTCCCTTGCGGGTTGGGCCACGGGCTTCGGGTGTTACCGACTTTCGTGACGTGACGGGCGGTGTGTACAAGGCCCGGGAACGTATTCACCGCAGCAATGCTGATCTGCGATTACTAGCAACTCCGACTTCATGGGGTCGAGTTGCAGACCCCAATCCGAACTGAGACCGGCTTTTTGAGATTCGCTCCACCTCACGGTATCGCAGCTCATTGTACCGGCCATTGTAGCACGTGTGCAGCCCAAGACATAAGGGGCATGATGACTTGACGTCGTCCCCACCTTCCTCCGAGTTGACCCCGGCGGTCTCCCGTGAGTCCCCAACACCCCGAAGGGCTTGCTGGCAACACGGGACAAGGGTTGCGCTCGTTGCGGGACTTAACCCAACATCTCACGACACGAGCTGACGACAGCCATGCACCACCTGTACACCGACCACAAGGGGGGCACTATCTCTAATGCTTTCCGGTGTATGTCAAGCCTTGGTAAGGTTCTTCGCGTTGCGTCGAATTAAGCCACATGCTCCGCTGCTTGTGCGGGCCCCCGTCAATTCCTTTGAGTTTTAGCCTTGCGGCCGTACTCCCCAGGCGGGGAACTTAATGCGTTAGCTGCGGCACCGACGACGTGGAATGTCGCCAACACCTAGTTCCCACCGTTTACGGCGTGGACTACCAGGGTATCTAATCCTGTTCGCTCCCCACGCTTTCGCTCCTCAGCGTCAGTAATGGCCCAGAGATCCGCCTTCGCCACCGGTGTTCCTCCTGATATCTGCGCATTTCACCGCTACACCAGGAATTCCGATCTCCCCTACCACACTCTAGCTAGCCCGTATCGAATGCAGACCCGGGGTTAAGCCCCGGGCTTTCACACCCGACGTGACAAGCCGCCTACGAGCTCTTTACGCCCAATAATTCCGGACAACGCTTGCGCCCTACGTATTACCGCGGCTGCTGGCACGTAGTTAGCCGGCGCTTCTTCTGCAGGTACCGTCACTTTCGCTTCTTCCCTGCTGAAAGAGGTTTACAACCCGAAGGCCGTCATCCCTCACGCGGCGTCGCTGCATCAGGCTTTCGCCCATTGTGCAATATTCCCCACTGCTGCCTCCCGTAGGAGTCTGGGCCGTGTCTCAGTCCCAGTGTGGCCGGTCGCCCTCTCAGGCCGGCTACCCGTCGTCGCCTTGGTGAGCCATTACCTCACCAACAAGCTGATAGGCCGCGGGCTCATCCTTCACCGCCGGAGCTTTTAACCACCACTCAGGAGAGTGGAAGTGTTATCCGGTATTAGACCCCGTTTCCAGGGCTTGTCCCAGAGTGAAGGGCAGATTGCCCACGTGTTACTCACCCGTTCGCCACTAATCCCCACCGAAGTGGTTCATCGTTCGACTTGCATGTGTTAAGCACGCCGCCAGCGTTCGTCCTGAGCCAGGATCAAACTCTCCGTGAATGCTTCCGGGTCATCCCGGTAACACACACGAGAGCGGAACAGCCGGGCGGAATAAGCCCAGCCGTTCACAGCGTCCTCGCTGTGTTCTTCTTCAAAGGAACCTCAACCCGATCGGAAACCGACCAGGTCGGGGTATCAACATATCTGGCGTTGACTTTTGGCACGCTGTTGAGTTCTCAAGGAACGGACGCTTCCTTTGTACTCACCCGAGAG carries:
- a CDS encoding DUF58 domain-containing protein, with the protein product MALTGRAALLAALGTLPVGLWEPNWTGILAVDGTLALACACDYALAAPVRRLVLTRSGDTSVRLGEPADVALTVTNPTGRPLRARLRDAWPPSSWQPGTETDASRHRLTVPPGERRRLTTRLRPTRRGDRHADRVTLRSYGPLGLFARQGTHKVPWTVRVLPPFTSRKHLPSKLARLRELDGRTSVLTRGEGTEFDSLRDYVPGDDTRSIDWRATARGTTVAVRTWRPERDRHILLVLDTGRTSAGRVGDIPRLDASMDAALLLAALASRAGDRVDLLAYDRRIRALVQGRAARDVLPSLVDAMATLEPELVELDARGLAATALRTAPRRSMIVLLTSLDAAPVEEGILPVLARLTQRHTVLLAAVSDPHITAMAKGRGGVDAVYEAAAASRAQAERERTAEQLRRHGVTVVDTTPDALAPALADAYLTLKAAGRL